Proteins from a genomic interval of Luteibacter pinisoli:
- a CDS encoding DUF2589 domain-containing protein: MSIAEQFRGLPMGDLVGAPLMAACDAQVRLAQATAEFISKVGFEQDETGNATGKTRTSEFKFSRPVQDAEGKWMDEAVEMSVPLLSIVKVPTLAVETVDITFDMEVKASSTDKSSRDTSASFGASWGGFGAKVSVSGSVTAHKENTRTSDNSAKYHVNVQARDGGMPEGLARVMDILQTAVVPKTGKLTAPAEA; encoded by the coding sequence ATGTCTATTGCAGAACAGTTCCGTGGCCTGCCGATGGGCGACCTGGTCGGCGCCCCGCTGATGGCCGCCTGTGATGCCCAGGTGCGGCTGGCCCAGGCCACTGCGGAGTTCATCAGCAAGGTGGGTTTCGAACAGGACGAGACCGGCAATGCCACGGGCAAGACGCGAACCTCCGAGTTCAAGTTCTCGCGTCCGGTGCAGGACGCCGAGGGTAAATGGATGGACGAAGCCGTCGAGATGAGTGTACCGCTGCTCTCTATCGTGAAAGTGCCGACGCTTGCGGTCGAGACGGTCGACATCACATTCGATATGGAAGTAAAGGCATCCAGCACCGACAAAAGCTCGCGCGACACCTCCGCGTCGTTCGGTGCGTCGTGGGGTGGCTTCGGCGCGAAGGTGTCGGTGAGCGGCTCGGTCACCGCGCACAAGGAGAATACGCGTACGTCGGATAACTCCGCGAAGTACCACGTCAACGTGCAGGCGCGTGACGGGGGGATGCCCGAAGGCCTCGCCCGCGTCATGGACATCCTGCAGACGGCCGTCGTGCCGAAGACGGGCAAGCTGACAGCGCCTGCGGAGGCGTAA
- a CDS encoding LuxR C-terminal-related transcriptional regulator: MQGNHVGGHRADRILSHGATRPVRIVLADEQELMREGLAALLGAQERFEVVGSTGDGRDCLRLCVDRKPDLLVFNESMPGLNGVEAARRVASRCPHTRMLCLSETGDRPCVRAVFDAGAHGYVLKRCKFANLMDGIDSVLSSRYHVSPELAYVLVESFRRGDEPHSVLTPREKEVAQLYAEGLSTRQIAERLHISMKTVGTHREHIQSKLGVDGIADLTRYALREGMVSIDH; this comes from the coding sequence ATGCAAGGGAACCATGTAGGCGGCCACCGTGCGGACCGCATTCTGTCACACGGTGCGACACGCCCGGTCCGGATCGTCCTGGCGGACGAACAGGAACTGATGCGAGAAGGGCTCGCTGCCCTGTTGGGGGCGCAGGAACGCTTCGAAGTCGTGGGCAGTACCGGCGACGGGCGTGATTGCCTGCGCCTGTGCGTGGACCGCAAGCCGGATCTCCTCGTCTTCAATGAGTCCATGCCGGGCTTGAATGGCGTTGAAGCCGCGCGTCGCGTCGCCTCGCGCTGCCCACACACGCGCATGCTCTGCCTGTCCGAAACGGGCGACCGACCTTGCGTTCGCGCAGTTTTCGACGCTGGCGCGCATGGCTACGTCCTGAAGCGTTGCAAGTTCGCTAACCTGATGGACGGCATCGACAGCGTGCTGTCGTCGCGCTACCACGTCAGCCCCGAACTGGCCTACGTGCTGGTGGAGTCGTTTCGTCGTGGTGACGAGCCGCACTCCGTGCTCACGCCGCGCGAGAAGGAGGTCGCCCAGCTCTATGCCGAGGGCCTGTCCACGCGGCAGATCGCCGAGCGCCTGCACATCAGCATGAAGACGGTGGGCACGCATCGCGAACACATCCAGTCGAAGCTGGGCGTGGATGGCATCGCCGACCTCACGCGCTACGCCCTGCGCGAAGGCATGGTGTCGATCGATCACTGA
- a CDS encoding DUF2589 domain-containing protein, protein MRRTGLSVAPLESLIEAMAGAVVDAQARIEQSQVAHLGEYFDENNRPKSVVIRMPSMQSGSQDGDEDLYRAPLLPLVPTTSLRIKDVEICFDAELGAFVDSADTDGDGEPPTTRSRWAFRAKGRKRSVALDTLARRGDGGPGKVHVTLRVEGVEPPDGVARLSNHLAMTQGVFQTFRPGD, encoded by the coding sequence ATGAGGAGAACAGGATTGTCGGTAGCGCCCCTCGAAAGTCTGATCGAAGCCATGGCCGGCGCCGTGGTCGACGCCCAGGCCCGTATTGAGCAATCCCAGGTGGCTCACCTTGGCGAATATTTCGACGAAAACAACCGCCCGAAGAGCGTGGTGATCCGCATGCCCTCGATGCAATCCGGTTCGCAGGATGGCGACGAAGATCTCTATCGCGCGCCGCTGCTACCCCTGGTGCCGACCACATCGCTACGCATCAAGGACGTGGAAATCTGCTTTGACGCGGAACTGGGCGCCTTCGTCGATAGCGCCGACACGGACGGTGACGGTGAACCGCCGACGACGCGAAGCCGCTGGGCCTTCCGTGCGAAAGGACGAAAGCGTTCCGTTGCCCTCGATACCCTGGCGCGGCGCGGGGATGGCGGCCCCGGCAAAGTGCATGTGACGTTACGCGTCGAAGGCGTGGAGCCCCCGGATGGGGTGGCGCGCCTTAGTAATCATCTCGCGATGACCCAAGGGGTCTTCCAGACGTTCAGGCCGGGCGACTAA